A region of Cardinium endosymbiont of Sogatella furcifera DNA encodes the following proteins:
- a CDS encoding IS66 family transposase yields the protein MDETGHNNNGKLNWGWMFTNVMASLLKLTTSRSRKVLESSGLNPKDHIVISDRYAVYNYFPPTHRQLCWSHIARDFERFSHSFHRGVKV from the coding sequence ATAGACGAAACGGGGCACAATAATAATGGTAAACTAAATTGGGGTTGGATGTTTACTAACGTTATGGCCAGCCTCCTTAAGCTCACTACTTCCAGAAGCCGAAAAGTTTTAGAAAGTAGTGGACTGAATCCTAAAGATCACATTGTGATCAGTGATAGATACGCAGTTTACAATTACTTTCCACCCACCCATAGGCAACTTTGTTGGTCACATATAGCTAGAGATTTTGAGAGGTTTTCCCATAGTTTCCATAGAGGTGTTAAAGTATAA